One Plasmodium vinckei vinckei genome assembly, chromosome: PVVCY_09 genomic region harbors:
- a CDS encoding mitochondrial ribosomal protein L11 precursor, putative, which yields MSRIGRFNLIVLAGSPKPSASIGQTLGPLGINMMTFFKEFNERTKSISKNVPIQVTLEPLNDRTYRFYLRTPTVVWFIRKCARVPMFSYAAKHKIVGAITLSEVFHIAKCKRMDPPLINMSIKSICKYIIGTCQSMGIKVCRELTDEEKKKYFVDVNQLDNIKKEIRTKNKFQKRSKK from the exons ATGTCAAGGATAGGGcgttttaatttaattgtCTTGGCTGGTTCTCCAAAACCTAGTGCAAGTATTGGGCAAACCCTCGGTCCTTTAG gCATAAATATGATGACATTCTTCAAAGAATTTAATGAACGAACAAAAAGcatatcaaaaaatgtcCCGATTCAAGTTACATTAGAGCCCCTAAATGATAG GACGTATCGATTTTATTTACGAACCCCCACAGTTGTTTGGTTTATCAGAAAGTGTGCAAGAGTTCCCATGTTTAGTTATGCCGCCaaacataaaattgttGGGGCTATAACATTATCGGAA GTTTTCCACATTGCCAAATGCAAACGCATGGATCCCCCCCTGATCAATATGTCAATTAAAAGTATATGCAAATACATTATCg GTACATGCCAAAGCATGGGGATAAAAGTGTGTCGAGAACTGACTGAtgaagaaaagaaaaaatatttcgtTGATGTTAATCAGTTAGATAATATTAAGAAAGAAATTCgaacaaaaaataagtttCAGAAAAGGTCAAAGAAATAA